Genomic DNA from Leptotrichia sp. oral taxon 215 str. W9775:
AAAATGCAAAAATTTTCGACGGTGAAAAGTTCATTGAAGAAAATGCAGTGATTACTGAGGGAAAATTAATAAAAAAAGTATTGAAATCAAGTGAACTTACACAGGATGAAATCAATGGAAATGAAGTTATAGACATAAATGGAATGGTATTGTCTCCAGGGTTTATTGATCTTCAGATAAATGGTTGCGGAGGAGTACTTTTCAATGATGATATTTCAATGGAAGCCCTTAAAATAATGAATGAAACAAATAAAAAGTTTGGATGTACTTCATTTTTACCAACGCTTATAACATCTCCTGACGAAAAAATAGAAAAGGCTCTTGAATTAATAAAAGCTAACAAGGATAAGGAAGAAATAGGAGTTCTAGGACTTCATATTGAAGGACCTTATATAAGTGTGGAAAAGAAGGGGATACACCGTCCTGAATATATAAGAGTACTTTCTGATGAAATGATAAAGAAAATAGCAGATGCAGGGCCTGAAGTAACTAAAATAATAACAATAGCACCTGAAAAGGCTGAAGTTAATCATTTGAAAACTTTGAAAAATGCAGGGATTAACATCGCAGTAGGACATTCAAATGCCACTTATGAAGAATGTAT
This window encodes:
- the nagA gene encoding N-acetylglucosamine-6-phosphate deacetylase: MIIKNAKIFDGEKFIEENAVITEGKLIKKVLKSSELTQDEINGNEVIDINGMVLSPGFIDLQINGCGGVLFNDDISMEALKIMNETNKKFGCTSFLPTLITSPDEKIEKALELIKANKDKEEIGVLGLHIEGPYISVEKKGIHRPEYIRVLSDEMIKKIADAGPEVTKIITIAPEKAEVNHLKTLKNAGINIAVGHSNATYEECMEKKEYFNCATHLYNAMSPLESRKPGVIGFLFNNDTTNCGIIVDGFHMEFPAVEIAKKILKERLYLVTDAVSPAGTTDMKEFMFEGNRVLYENGKCISPSGTLGGSALVMSEGVKNLVEYVNVSQEEALRMATSYPAKAVSVNDRYGYIKEGYIADLTYFDKDYKVKGTVAKGNLTEYN